Within the Candidatus Limnocylindrales bacterium genome, the region GCAACCGAACCGGTCTTTAGTTTCATTCGGAGAAAACTTCGATTGTACCTGTATACTTATCCCATCGACTTCACGCCGTTCATTGTGATTCTGGCCATCTACTTCCTGCAAATATTTCTGGTTCGATCTCTCATAGACTTGGCAAGAAGTCTCCACTGATTTCCATGATTGAAACGCGACAAACCGATCAAGGTTTAATCCTTAAAGTTCATATTCAACCCAGGGCTTCTAAGAATGAAGTGGTAGGAGAGTATAAAGGGGCTTTGAAAATAAGGATCACGGCCCCACCGGTCGATCATCAGGCCAATAGAGCTCTGATTGCATTTCTGGCGGAACTCCTGGGGATTAGAAAATCCCAAATCGAAATTCTCTCTGGTCATACCGGACGGAATAAAACGGTGATTTTTTATAGTTGTAATAAAGAACTTATAACTCTCCTCCTGACTTAAGAGCTTATACCATTTTTTATTTAATTGAAATTGCCATATCAGAGGCTAGAGCAGATTGGTGTGAATCTTTTGTCAGGGTGAGCATTACCCGGAACTGCCCGGCATTCAACCAAAACGATGGACCTTGAAGGGGGTTAGGTGGCCTAGGCGGCAGGATAAGAGTAAGATACCTGAGTGGGAACCCCCTTCCGGACCTTCCTCCGCTTGGCATCGGATAAGCCCTTCAGAGAGCGCATCCCAGACTATTTACCGGTGGGGGTAGATCCGTTTCCATACACTCAGGTCGAGTTCGAGCACCTGCGTTACCAATCTCCTGGCTGGTATAGAAGCTTTGTCAGCGGACGTGAGGTGTGGGGATAATTGTTGTTAAGGGAGAGGAAAACATGGGTAACCGTTATCTCGACTGGTTCAGGCAGCCGAAGCGGATTTGCGTCATGCCCGTCACGCCCTGGAAGATCGTGACTTTGAGTGGAGTTGTTTTGCTTCCCATCAGGCCGCGGAAAAAGCCTTGAAGGCTGTGTTCCAAAAGCTAGGCATGGAGGCTTGGGGTCATACTTTAACGGCCCTGATAGGAAATCTGCCGTCGTCCCTCCCGGTCTCAGAAAGTTTGGTAAACTACGCCAGGATGTTGGACAAGCACTATATCCCTATGCGTTACCCCAACGGATTTGAATCTGGGGCACCCATGGATTTTTACACAGAGGAAGAGGCCCAAAATGCCATTCGATATGCGGAGGCAATCCTTGAGTTCTGTCGTGATCAAATCAGCTAACCGCGAGGTTATCACACGCCATGTAGAAGCTTATGTGGCCTGGTTAAGGGAGAAGCATCCAGAGGTAAAACGGGTAATCTGGTTTGGTTCCTGGGTAACGGGGTTACCAACGGTTGGAAGCGATGTGGATTTGTGTTTGATATTGTCCTCTTCGGATAAGCCCTTCAGAGAGCGCATCCCAGACTATTTACCGGTGGGCTTTCCGGTGGGGGTAGATCTGTTTCCGTATACTCAGGCCGAGTTCGAGCGCCTGCGTTACCAATCTCCTGGCTGGTATAGAAGCATTGTCAGCGGACGTGAGGTGTGATACCGTTATGGATTTAATTTGCCGTATATCTTACCCCAGAATACCAATCTCTACAGATACTTCCCTGGATAATATCCGGTAAACCCTCTAACACCTTTTGCCGGGGTTTAGAGCAACAATAGGTCCCTAACCATTGGCAGCAAGGCGTTTGGGGAGACGGTATACAACTGCCCCCATAAATGAAACAGCTCATCACCATGCTGGGAGTCTTATAGATCCCTTCACCATTTATAAAGTTCCGGTTAAAATTAAACCCTAACTTTTACCCAGCCAGGCCAGGGGGTCCACCGATTTCCCTCCCACTCGGATCTCAAAATACAAATAAGGCCCTTTAATAGAATCCGTGCTTCCCACTCTACCGAGGATTTGTTGGGCCTGTACCTCATCGCCGGGTTTTACATAGACTTCATCTGCATGGGCATATAACGTATAAAAATTCCCACCATGGTCTAAAATGATCAGGTTTCCATAACCTTTAAACCAGTCTGCATACTTAATAACCCCTTTCCCCACCGCGTAAATAGGGGTTCCCTCCGGAGCTTCTATATCGATCCCTTTATAGAAGGTATAGGTATTGGTCCCTGGATATTTAAACCTGCCAAATCTCGTTATTAACTTTCCCTTTACCGGCCAGATGAGTTTACCTTTCACAAAGGAAGAAGGGACTTTGAACTCTTGGGTATTCCGACCTTGTGCAGGTTCTGTTTCTTTTTTTCTTTTTTCCTTTTCTTTTTCCCACGTTGTGATCAGATTCTCCAGCTCCGTGGAGGACTCTTCCAACTCACCGATAAGTTTTTGATAAATATTTTTATCTTCCCTCAATTTGGCCAGAAACTGGGTCTTTTCTGCCTTCTGATCTTCTATTTCTTGTTTCTTTACCCGGACCTTCTCCCGGTATAGCGTTGCTTTTTGGTTGGAGGACTCCAGTTCTTTTTTCTTGGCTTCTAACTCTTTGATATTTTCATCGAGCTGGGCTATCAGCGTCATATCGTTTTTCGCAATTAAACTTAAATACTTAATCCGCTGAATTAAATCTTCATGATCCCTGGCTGCAAAGAGGGTACGGAGATACCCCAAACTTCCTAACTTATAAATAGCAACCATTCGGGTATTCAATTGATTTTTTTGTTCTTCATGCCGGTGATTCAGCTCATTTAGTTCTTTTTCCAGTTCCTGAATTTTTTTCTCGGTCTCTTTAACCTTACGCTCGTAAATTTGCAGTTCACGCTCCTGGGCATTCAAGGATTTCTCGATCAATTCCAGTTGCGATAAAACATTTTGTTCAGCCGCCCGGGTCTGCTCGAAAATCTTCTTTTTTTCCTTGAGTTCCTTTTGAATCTGTTGAAGATGTTTAAGTTCGGCTTCTATCTTTTCATCTACAGACTGGGCTTGTAGGGATAAGCTAAAACCGAAAAAGCTGATTAGTAGGTATTGAGAAATCTTTTTAAGGTAAGGGCACTTCCACACCATCCCATCAGCCCTCCAAAGATAAGAATCCCAATAATGAGGTCTGAAGAAAGAAACGAGACGGATAAAAATTTGAACAGGATATAAGAAGAGTGGTTAAGACTGGAGATAAAGATATTATAGACCAGGTATAGGAGTAAAAGCGAACAGGAAGATCCAACAACCCCTCGAAATATACCCTCTATGAGAAAAGGACCTCGAATAAACCTATCGGTAGCGCCGACAAGCCGCATAATATCCAATTCTTCTTTACGGGCATAGAGGGTTAATTTAATCGTATTAGAAATAATAAAAACCAGTCCTATAAAGAGTAAACTTCCTACAAAAAAGCCTACCAGTCTTAATAAACTGACGATTGCCGAAAGGCTTTCCAGCCAGTCCTGACCATATTGAACTTCGTCAACCCCTTGAAATTTCTCGATAAGAGTGGCCAGTACTTTCATTCCTTCCGAACTTTGATAACGCTTCTTAATTTTTATTTCAAAAGATGCCGGAAGCGGATTTCCGGTCATTCCCGAAAGTAAACTTTCCTGCCCTTTGAGCCTTTCTTGAAAAGTCTTCAAAGCAGCTTCCTTGGAAACAAAGGAAATGGCTTCAATCTGTTTTAACTCACTTAAAGCCTTTTCAAGGGCTTTGACCTGTTCATCTGATATGGGGTCTTTCAGATAAACGGTCATATGAACGGCCTCACTCCACTTCTGAACAACTTCATTCAAATTTACATAGACCAAAAGGAAAACGCCAAAGATGGAGAGAGATACAGCAATGGTAACGATGGCAATAAAATTGGTTAGTTTAGTTTGCTTAATGCTGGCGTAGGTCTCGCTAATCAGGTAGATGAAAGAATAAAACCTCACCGGTCTGTTCTCGGTGGTCCTTTGTCCGTTGTTGCATCCTTAACGGCTCAGATCTCAACAAACAAAGGACCACCCATAAAGAGCAAGCTATTCAACCAAACTCCTTTGAGCCATATACTGCCGTAATTTTGCCGGATCTAGATATTTTAGTAATTCATCGGGGGGAGGCTCGAAATTAACTTCCGGCCAGTTTCTGGGCTTTTCACTGCTTAAGATATAAGTTCGCATACACTTGCAGCCTTTATGAAGGGGGGGTTTAAAGATCTCGGTTTCGAAATGATCTGGATGAAACACCATCCCATGCAAGAACCGGCATAGCGGGCAGGTATCTCGATCTATGATGGCCGAATAGATAATCCTGACCACCCCCCGTCTACTCAGATCGGAAGTCGGCGTAATAGTCTTGATCTTTTTAATCAGATCGGTTTCTAAGGTTTCTAAGGGAGACTTTACCAAGGAAATCTCAGATTTTGGATTTTTAACTCTCCGGTTAGAAGTTTGTTGTCTGGAGCTTGGACGGGAGGAAGTATGAGTTGGGAGATTTTCATTGTCTTCATCTTCCAGACCCATTTCCGGCGTTACCAATCTGAAAGCATTTTCAAGCTTTTTTCTTTCCCAATAGTTTTTCAGGAAAAGATTTTTCATCTTTTCCTTAAAGCTACCATCTTCCGCGGGATATAGATCGGTTTTTTCAGGTCCCCTGGATAAAGGTCTATGGGGGCCAAAAACAGAGGGTTCTTCCTTCATAGAACCGTTGGATTCAGTCTCCTCAACGGAAGAAACAAATTTACTTTCAGAATCAGGGGATTCCATATCCAGACCGGAAGGGGCTAACTCTTCCTTTAGTTCTTCTTCCAAAATTTTAGGGATAATCTCTTCCACGGTGGAAGGATTTTCCTCCTGCTCTTCTTCGTCTGGGTTTTGATTTGGGGGGGTAAATTCAAAGGGTTCTTCCGGTAAAGATATTTCCTCTTCTTGAGATCGAAGTGAGGCCTCCGTCTCTAAATTTTCAACCCCCGGTTGAGTCCCTGTAGGTTCGGTTTCAGTTGAAGAGGCTTCAAGGATTATCTCCGGCTGATTTTCTTGATTCACCTGAGGTTCTGAAGAAGAGATTGGAACCGGCTCCTCATCGGGTAATGGATCCGAATCAAGGACCGGGGTCTCCTCGATTGTCGACACTTCAGGATGGTTTTCTGCCATCAAGTCTTCTTCGGTAAGGACCGACTCAGGCGAAAGTTCCTTCTCTTCTTTACGCTCAATATCCTGTGGGATGGTCTTCTTTTCATCGGATATTTCCTCCCCGGACAGGCGGGCCTCAGGAGCTGCTTCCAGGGGTACAGTTATCGGAACGTAGGCCTGGGATATTTCCTCTTCATACAGATCCATTTCGGTAAGCCCCTCCCTCTCCCTCTCAGCATATGGGGAGGGTAGGAGGGGGGCGGTAATTCCTTCCTCCTCAACAGATAGTACCGGAGTTGCGGTTTCCTCATCCTTCTGTTCATGGGTTTCGGAGATTTTACTTTCGCAAAGGTCGATCTCACCGGATTCTACGACCTGCTCAGGGATCTCGGCTATACCGGTGGAAAGGTGGAAAACAGAAGACTCCCCATCTTCCTGGGTATCTGGAGTTTCCCGGGTTGCTTCTTCCTGAAAGTTAACCTCAGCAGCTCCCTCAGACTCAGAAGAGATAAATATATCAGGATATAGTCTCGAGGTGATTACTTCTTCCGGACTTTCCTGCATTTCTGGGGTATTCTCCCTGCTTAAAGTTTCTGTTTCAGGTGATAGGACTTTTACTTCCTCCGACTTTTGAGCCTTTAAATTATCCAGGGTCTCTGCATCCCCATAGGTTTTAATATTTTGTACTTTTTGCTCTTCCAGAGTCTTTAGAGATGCCATGACCGGTAAGCTTTCAACTCCCTCACCCTGTAGGGTATTCTTTGCAGTAACTCTATTTTCTGGATATTTTTCTCCGGCTTTTTGTTTTATTCCCATGAGATTTCCGTTAGCCGTATCCCGGA harbors:
- a CDS encoding YggT family protein, whose translation is MFIASNFIEALARILDMALSLYWWIVVIAVILSWIPLDPYNPTAQAIKNFFTKATEPVFSFIRRKLRLYLYTYPIDFTPFIVILAIYFLQIFLVRSLIDLARSLH
- a CDS encoding DUF167 domain-containing protein; this encodes MIETRQTDQGLILKVHIQPRASKNEVVGEYKGALKIRITAPPVDHQANRALIAFLAELLGIRKSQIEILSGHTGRNKTVIFYSCNKELITLLLT
- a CDS encoding HEPN domain-containing protein — its product is MRHARHALEDRDFEWSCFASHQAAEKALKAVFQKLGMEAWGHTLTALIGNLPSSLPVSESLVNYARMLDKHYIPMRYPNGFESGAPMDFYTEEEAQNAIRYAEAILEFCRDQIS
- a CDS encoding nucleotidyltransferase domain-containing protein, which codes for MPFDMRRQSLSSVVIKSANREVITRHVEAYVAWLREKHPEVKRVIWFGSWVTGLPTVGSDVDLCLILSSSDKPFRERIPDYLPVGFPVGVDLFPYTQAEFERLRYQSPGWYRSIVSGREV
- a CDS encoding peptidoglycan DD-metalloendopeptidase family protein codes for the protein MVWKCPYLKKISQYLLISFFGFSLSLQAQSVDEKIEAELKHLQQIQKELKEKKKIFEQTRAAEQNVLSQLELIEKSLNAQERELQIYERKVKETEKKIQELEKELNELNHRHEEQKNQLNTRMVAIYKLGSLGYLRTLFAARDHEDLIQRIKYLSLIAKNDMTLIAQLDENIKELEAKKKELESSNQKATLYREKVRVKKQEIEDQKAEKTQFLAKLREDKNIYQKLIGELEESSTELENLITTWEKEKEKRKKETEPAQGRNTQEFKVPSSFVKGKLIWPVKGKLITRFGRFKYPGTNTYTFYKGIDIEAPEGTPIYAVGKGVIKYADWFKGYGNLIILDHGGNFYTLYAHADEVYVKPGDEVQAQQILGRVGSTDSIKGPYLYFEIRVGGKSVDPLAWLGKS
- the ftsX gene encoding permease-like cell division protein FtsX yields the protein MRFYSFIYLISETYASIKQTKLTNFIAIVTIAVSLSIFGVFLLVYVNLNEVVQKWSEAVHMTVYLKDPISDEQVKALEKALSELKQIEAISFVSKEAALKTFQERLKGQESLLSGMTGNPLPASFEIKIKKRYQSSEGMKVLATLIEKFQGVDEVQYGQDWLESLSAIVSLLRLVGFFVGSLLFIGLVFIISNTIKLTLYARKEELDIMRLVGATDRFIRGPFLIEGIFRGVVGSSCSLLLLYLVYNIFISSLNHSSYILFKFLSVSFLSSDLIIGILIFGGLMGWCGSALTLKRFLNTY
- a CDS encoding minor capsid protein, with amino-acid sequence MVKIDKTDKQLIKSLKGRALKCIRKADRARSPKAKLERADEAIRYLRQAFELTEDPLLETYIERCETFKLKVQIDALRDQADQFLAQAEEDKEHSEILLKKTLSRLQAILEIEPGNDWIKSEIDRIEEQYQVKFFQGTEKPLLSLKEDWNLRIKFKLKGFQELLENWDGYYQYNLKEDPLEPHVYTLDFKPKDILIFREIYEELKTETPLQVYLDDKLIDEEILTGWLQCYGNYLRGRDPRYCYGATSFSYNFIGCHKAQIRDMESNWENSWFRCGEMDSTLGIFFVDKEQLFLKIQANLLPYTFCPALNLEKLQLGFRLLPNSINPQKDKNWDYVFHKGEKIGVIPKGKEIFITLNRHTSDTPQPIETGATSQLRKCLAILEGKVSLEEIDGDKNLKISRCRSCGYSYERGSTLCSKCGESFWQEIFGAQPNVFRTLFKKFSQSWGAVRDTANGNLMGIKQKAGEKYPENRVTAKNTLQGEGVESLPVMASLKTLEEQKVQNIKTYGDAETLDNLKAQKSEEVKVLSPETETLSRENTPEMQESPEEVITSRLYPDIFISSESEGAAEVNFQEEATRETPDTQEDGESSVFHLSTGIAEIPEQVVESGEIDLCESKISETHEQKDEETATPVLSVEEEGITAPLLPSPYAEREREGLTEMDLYEEEISQAYVPITVPLEAAPEARLSGEEISDEKKTIPQDIERKEEKELSPESVLTEEDLMAENHPEVSTIEETPVLDSDPLPDEEPVPISSSEPQVNQENQPEIILEASSTETEPTGTQPGVENLETEASLRSQEEEISLPEEPFEFTPPNQNPDEEEQEENPSTVEEIIPKILEEELKEELAPSGLDMESPDSESKFVSSVEETESNGSMKEEPSVFGPHRPLSRGPEKTDLYPAEDGSFKEKMKNLFLKNYWERKKLENAFRLVTPEMGLEDEDNENLPTHTSSRPSSRQQTSNRRVKNPKSEISLVKSPLETLETDLIKKIKTITPTSDLSRRGVVRIIYSAIIDRDTCPLCRFLHGMVFHPDHFETEIFKPPLHKGCKCMRTYILSSEKPRNWPEVNFEPPPDELLKYLDPAKLRQYMAQRSLVE